The proteins below are encoded in one region of Verrucomicrobiota bacterium:
- a CDS encoding prepilin-type N-terminal cleavage/methylation domain-containing protein — protein MTVCKSKVRLSNKGFTLVEMITVITIIGILAALLFPTITSYLRRGQRTQSLNSLKQISGAYFQYRSDNNGRNLPLRISKNPASGQDAVFEINSVYHIAYEFAWRGYLNDGTVYQIPTDLHVEQQGAFPQSVAERDSTDAPWIITQSFSNAPISFDLVAGLSSNAPSSTPVALTRGLDPQTGEWSSDESVSPYGADGGHIAFLDGHVEWFNNISGELTNPITRKPANSILQSISQGAQFFGDPDKSLLEGKEGVSGN, from the coding sequence ATGACTGTTTGTAAATCCAAGGTCCGGCTCTCGAACAAAGGTTTTACCTTGGTTGAGATGATCACCGTGATCACTATAATCGGGATTTTAGCGGCTCTACTGTTTCCAACTATCACTAGTTACCTCAGACGAGGACAACGCACACAATCTTTGAATAGCCTGAAACAAATTTCAGGGGCCTATTTCCAATACAGGTCTGACAATAACGGGCGAAACCTCCCTCTTCGTATTTCCAAAAACCCGGCTTCCGGCCAAGATGCTGTTTTCGAAATTAACAGCGTTTACCATATCGCCTACGAATTTGCGTGGCGTGGCTATCTTAACGATGGGACCGTTTACCAAATCCCCACTGACCTGCACGTAGAACAACAAGGAGCATTTCCTCAATCGGTGGCTGAGCGAGATTCGACGGATGCGCCCTGGATTATTACGCAAAGCTTTTCCAATGCCCCAATTAGCTTCGACCTGGTTGCGGGGCTCTCATCCAACGCGCCCTCTTCTACTCCAGTTGCATTGACTCGGGGCCTGGATCCCCAAACCGGTGAATGGAGCAGCGACGAAAGCGTATCTCCCTACGGTGCCGATGGAGGTCATATTGCGTTTCTCGATGGTCATGTTGAATGGTTCAACAATATTAGCGGAGAACTCACCAATCCGATCACCAGAAAACCGGCAAACTCTATTCTTCAATCCATCTCCCAAGGCGCACAGTTCTTTGGAGATCCTGACAAAAGCCTACTTGAAGGCAAAGAAGGTGTTTCTGGAAATTAA
- a CDS encoding putative manganese-dependent inorganic diphosphatase produces the protein MTEPIYVIGHKNPDADSICSAIAYADFKNKITESNNYVAARCGNSNARIDVILDYFKAPLPKFIGDLTPRLKDIMITDVRSVKPGATCIEALEVIDEFDVRALPVLEENGHVHGLISIFEMGEFFVPKIREPRSMRRVVTSVRAIINATNSEILSINEPDKVEEMFVRVGAMDIRSFGKFTDDEKILPKHSIIVVGDRYDIQSKSIYSGVRLLVITGGLEVDPEIVELAKEKGVNLIVSPFDSATTAWTIRSATLVDDMIDTKISKFSPEELVKDIRRRTAMIHNPIYFVMGDGDKMLGVFSKTDLLRPTKTKIILVDHNEVGQAVQGASEVNILEIIDHHRLGNTPTSQPILFINEPVGSTCTIVADQFQRYDKTPSPEIAGIMMSGIISDTLHLNSPTSTPKDKQILDWLSSIAGVDSTELSQVIFSAGSIIVSNEPEDVITADQKFYSDDEIRYSVSQVEELGMENFWGKKETLLEALFEFRKKEDLYIAALLVTDINSQNSLLLIAAEHEFLDQISYPIVESNCIFDLPGIVSRKKQLIPYLTGILESSPK, from the coding sequence ATGACTGAACCTATCTATGTCATTGGCCACAAGAATCCCGATGCGGATTCAATCTGCTCAGCCATTGCTTATGCAGATTTCAAAAACAAAATTACCGAATCGAATAACTATGTCGCAGCCCGATGCGGTAACTCAAATGCCCGGATAGATGTAATTCTTGATTACTTTAAGGCACCATTGCCGAAGTTCATCGGCGACCTAACCCCTCGATTGAAGGACATTATGATCACAGATGTTCGATCAGTAAAACCGGGAGCAACGTGCATCGAGGCGCTGGAGGTGATCGATGAATTTGATGTTCGGGCTCTTCCTGTTCTTGAAGAAAACGGCCATGTCCATGGTTTGATTTCAATTTTTGAAATGGGAGAGTTTTTCGTACCAAAGATCCGTGAACCTCGCTCAATGCGTCGGGTGGTCACCTCTGTGAGAGCGATTATAAACGCAACCAATTCGGAAATTCTCAGCATCAATGAGCCTGATAAAGTGGAAGAGATGTTTGTACGCGTAGGGGCGATGGATATCCGGTCGTTTGGTAAATTTACTGACGATGAAAAAATCCTTCCTAAACATAGCATAATCGTGGTCGGAGATCGTTACGATATTCAGTCCAAGTCAATTTATAGCGGTGTTCGATTATTGGTTATAACAGGTGGTCTTGAGGTCGATCCAGAGATAGTCGAGCTGGCCAAAGAAAAGGGAGTTAACCTGATCGTTAGTCCTTTCGATTCAGCTACCACTGCATGGACCATCCGATCGGCCACTTTGGTTGACGATATGATAGACACCAAAATCTCAAAGTTTAGTCCTGAGGAATTGGTCAAAGATATTCGACGCAGAACAGCCATGATTCATAACCCCATTTATTTTGTAATGGGAGATGGCGATAAGATGCTGGGAGTTTTCAGTAAAACGGACCTTCTACGTCCCACCAAGACCAAGATCATTCTGGTCGATCACAATGAAGTTGGTCAAGCTGTACAAGGTGCATCGGAAGTTAATATCTTGGAAATAATTGATCATCACCGCCTTGGAAATACACCCACTTCTCAACCCATTTTATTCATTAATGAACCGGTCGGATCCACCTGCACTATCGTAGCCGATCAATTCCAAAGATATGATAAAACGCCGTCACCGGAAATTGCGGGTATTATGATGTCAGGAATCATTTCCGATACCCTACACCTCAATAGTCCAACATCGACTCCAAAGGATAAACAAATCCTGGATTGGTTATCGTCCATTGCCGGTGTTGACTCAACAGAGCTATCTCAAGTTATTTTCAGTGCTGGCTCCATCATTGTGTCGAACGAGCCGGAGGATGTTATAACGGCTGACCAAAAATTCTACAGCGACGACGAAATACGTTATTCGGTATCTCAAGTTGAAGAATTGGGAATGGAGAATTTTTGGGGAAAGAAGGAGACACTACTTGAAGCGTTGTTCGAATTTAGAAAAAAAGAGGATCTTTATATCGCCGCTTTATTGGTAACCGATATCAATTCCCAAAACTCCCTGCTACTCATTGCAGCAGAACACGAGTTTCTTGATCAGATTTCCTACCCGATTGTTGAGTCAAATTGTATTTTTGACCTACCAGGTATCGTTTCACGTAAAAAGCAGCTTATTCCCTACTTAACTGGAATATTGGAATCCTCGCCAAAATAA
- the glgA gene encoding glycogen synthase GlgA, whose protein sequence is MKIVHISSEQVPFVKTGGLADVVGALAHHTANQGHDVVTFLPLYRVIQESDIFKKAQKMDSLTIKVGDEVLVGEVYKLKLGKHLDLFLVGRDEFYDRSYPYGPKDRDYSDNDARFIFFCKAVVETLVLENFHADILHCHDWQSALVPIFSRVAEAQKGTQIGARSVLTIHNLAFQGVFPEKSFALTNLPDPFYGMESLEFYGQVNLLKGGIFFADAVTTVSPHYAKEMLLPEFGCGLEGVLARRDDGIYAILNGIDTTVWNPEKDALIAESYSVKKMAGKAANKAALLNRAGLKGGEGVPIYGSVSRLTDQKGVDFILKQKAFFADNDVRLIILGSGDPKLELGLKKLQSQLPDKVFVSFKYDESLSHLIEAGSDFFLMPSRFEPCGLNQMYSQRYGTVPLVSNVGGLVDTVVDVDANSSSGTGIVFKATAAGLKEGLGRSVKLFEDQELFKSTQKNGMMRDFSWKLAALDYDDLYKKVLFGESQTHNPWGT, encoded by the coding sequence ATGAAAATAGTTCACATCAGCAGTGAACAGGTCCCCTTTGTTAAAACCGGGGGCCTGGCAGATGTAGTGGGTGCGCTTGCGCATCACACGGCAAATCAAGGCCATGATGTGGTGACTTTTCTGCCGCTTTATCGTGTTATCCAAGAGTCGGATATTTTTAAAAAAGCTCAGAAAATGGATTCCCTTACTATCAAGGTCGGGGATGAGGTCCTGGTTGGCGAGGTTTATAAACTAAAGTTGGGAAAGCACTTGGATCTGTTTCTAGTCGGTCGAGACGAGTTCTACGACCGGAGCTATCCTTACGGACCCAAGGACCGTGATTACAGCGACAACGATGCCCGCTTTATCTTTTTTTGCAAGGCTGTAGTCGAAACTTTGGTCCTGGAGAATTTTCACGCCGATATTCTTCATTGTCATGACTGGCAATCAGCGCTTGTTCCTATATTCTCACGAGTTGCCGAAGCCCAAAAAGGAACCCAGATCGGCGCCAGAAGTGTTCTGACTATTCATAACTTGGCTTTTCAAGGTGTATTTCCTGAAAAATCTTTCGCTCTTACCAATCTGCCGGACCCGTTTTATGGGATGGAAAGTTTGGAGTTTTATGGTCAGGTGAATTTGTTGAAAGGCGGAATCTTTTTTGCGGATGCGGTTACCACCGTAAGTCCCCACTACGCCAAAGAAATGTTGCTGCCCGAATTCGGCTGCGGCTTGGAGGGCGTGCTTGCTCGCCGTGATGACGGCATTTATGCCATATTAAATGGAATCGATACCACCGTCTGGAATCCGGAAAAGGATGCGTTAATCGCCGAATCGTATTCCGTTAAAAAAATGGCAGGAAAGGCTGCCAACAAAGCCGCTTTGTTGAATCGAGCCGGTCTTAAAGGTGGTGAGGGAGTACCCATCTATGGCTCCGTTTCCCGATTAACCGATCAAAAAGGGGTAGATTTTATTCTAAAACAAAAAGCCTTTTTTGCAGATAATGATGTGCGTTTGATCATTTTGGGAAGCGGTGATCCCAAATTGGAGCTAGGATTAAAGAAGCTTCAGTCTCAATTACCCGATAAAGTCTTTGTGTCTTTTAAATATGATGAATCACTAAGTCATTTGATCGAGGCGGGTTCGGATTTCTTTCTGATGCCATCCAGATTTGAGCCGTGTGGACTCAATCAAATGTATAGTCAACGTTATGGAACAGTGCCTTTGGTGAGTAATGTTGGCGGACTGGTTGATACGGTTGTGGATGTGGATGCCAACTCCAGTAGTGGGACAGGTATCGTTTTCAAAGCGACCGCTGCCGGTTTGAAAGAAGGTTTAGGCCGCTCAGTGAAGCTGTTTGAGGATCAGGAGCTTTTTAAATCCACTCAGAAAAATGGAATGATGCGGGACTTTTCCTGGAAATTGGCGGCCTTGGATTACGACGACTTGTACAAAAAAGTGCTGTTCGGTGAATCGCAGACGCACAATCCTTGGGGAACCTAA
- a CDS encoding RNB domain-containing ribonuclease: MKFKKEILELLSSPDYVPLPANSIAKALGIDNPLLSKQLDESLGRLHTQGQIVRIKKGRFCLPTDADLISGIIRFRQNGSAIVIPETTPGEKRLDPLPIRAEDTGLALNGDRVIVRRMTSPKRLYGRGKGGRRLSKEKETTGKVIEIVERKNPNMVGTLRKAQHFWYIVPDNPLIHKDIIVGAPEQSGLKPPPILGDKVLVKMDSWTDRHMSPEGSIIEVLGQTFSPGAEYKGVLRKFNLEPEFPQEVLNEVRNLSTSVQDKDLIGREDFTKRFTFTIDPDDAKDFDDALSVEYLDAGIIRIGVHIADVGAYVKPGTRLDVEAKQRGNSTYLVGTVIPMLPEQLSNGLCSLKEDVIRLTKSVLFTFSADAKIRKVTYANSYIRSRKRLTYRQAFTLLKEDNLQAARDLPLPPKHQTGSTGRALKDLPNNDLKELQDAIRSCWSIAQILRKIRFEKGSLDLDMPEVKIYVNEEGFADRMERVENDESHQLIEEFMLAANDSVARELRRNNFPAIYRVHEKPDAQKLYDLSETMLSYGLQTGDLNSKREVVKLLKAIKSHAYGYTLRIQFLRSLRQACYMAEPLGHYGLDKSNYTHFTSPIRRYSDLLIHRIFENYLVKFKGQSALRGNSKSYKQSELVGIAQHVTQTEQNSTEAERESIKIKQLEFFEREVDKQEKTIFDAAVLEIKNHGLFVELKESLVFGLLPTSSLKDDLYHVSNDGTELFGRKTKKRIRVGETVKVVVAKVDRFKRLIDFNLAKVGGSKKSSRKRNYKPSRRRDNHK; the protein is encoded by the coding sequence ATGAAATTTAAAAAAGAAATATTAGAACTGTTAAGTTCTCCAGACTATGTCCCATTGCCAGCCAACTCGATTGCCAAGGCTCTGGGAATTGATAATCCATTATTAAGTAAGCAACTCGACGAATCGTTAGGTCGCTTACATACCCAGGGACAAATTGTTCGCATTAAGAAAGGTCGATTTTGCCTACCCACCGATGCTGACCTCATCAGTGGGATTATTCGTTTCAGACAAAATGGCAGCGCCATAGTAATACCTGAAACCACTCCAGGTGAAAAACGTCTCGATCCCTTACCGATCCGGGCAGAAGATACCGGGCTGGCCTTGAATGGCGATCGCGTCATCGTTCGAAGAATGACCTCCCCAAAAAGATTATACGGTCGTGGTAAAGGGGGTCGACGACTCTCAAAAGAAAAAGAAACCACCGGAAAGGTGATCGAGATCGTCGAACGCAAAAATCCAAACATGGTTGGAACACTGCGCAAGGCTCAACATTTCTGGTATATCGTTCCTGATAACCCACTTATCCATAAGGATATCATTGTGGGAGCTCCTGAACAATCAGGCCTTAAACCACCACCCATTCTTGGCGACAAGGTTCTGGTAAAAATGGATTCCTGGACAGACCGCCACATGAGTCCCGAAGGCTCGATTATCGAAGTACTCGGCCAAACCTTCTCTCCGGGAGCGGAATATAAAGGTGTTTTGAGGAAATTTAACCTTGAACCCGAATTCCCTCAGGAGGTGCTGAATGAAGTCAGGAATCTTTCAACTTCCGTTCAGGATAAGGACCTGATTGGACGGGAGGATTTCACCAAACGCTTCACCTTCACTATCGATCCGGATGATGCAAAAGACTTCGATGACGCTCTTTCGGTTGAATATTTAGATGCTGGAATAATAAGGATCGGCGTTCACATTGCTGATGTGGGTGCTTATGTAAAACCTGGTACACGACTAGACGTAGAGGCAAAACAACGGGGAAATTCGACCTACCTGGTGGGCACCGTTATACCCATGCTTCCCGAGCAACTTTCAAACGGACTCTGCAGTTTAAAAGAAGACGTTATCCGGCTTACCAAGAGCGTGCTTTTCACGTTTTCAGCTGACGCGAAAATACGAAAAGTAACTTATGCCAATTCTTATATCCGCAGCCGAAAACGCTTAACCTACAGACAGGCCTTTACTTTGTTAAAGGAGGACAATCTACAGGCAGCCAGAGACCTTCCACTACCGCCCAAACACCAAACTGGCTCCACGGGTAGAGCACTTAAAGATCTTCCAAATAACGACCTGAAAGAGCTTCAGGACGCTATTCGCTCGTGTTGGTCCATAGCACAGATACTCAGGAAAATACGCTTTGAAAAAGGAAGCCTCGATCTCGATATGCCCGAGGTGAAGATCTATGTAAATGAGGAAGGGTTTGCTGACCGGATGGAACGAGTCGAGAATGATGAAAGCCATCAATTGATCGAAGAATTTATGTTGGCTGCAAACGATTCTGTAGCACGCGAATTAAGAAGGAATAATTTCCCGGCCATTTACCGCGTCCATGAAAAACCGGACGCACAAAAACTCTACGATCTTTCAGAGACGATGCTAAGCTATGGCCTGCAAACGGGAGACCTCAATAGTAAGCGTGAGGTCGTAAAACTCCTCAAGGCCATCAAGTCACATGCATATGGATACACGCTTCGTATTCAGTTTCTCCGCTCGCTTCGCCAAGCATGCTACATGGCAGAACCGCTGGGTCACTATGGATTGGATAAAAGTAATTATACCCATTTCACATCACCGATTCGCCGTTATTCTGATCTGCTAATTCACCGAATATTCGAAAACTATCTAGTTAAATTTAAAGGCCAATCCGCCCTACGAGGAAATTCCAAGAGCTATAAACAATCCGAATTGGTAGGCATCGCTCAACACGTAACACAGACAGAACAAAACAGCACTGAAGCAGAACGAGAATCCATAAAAATTAAACAGTTGGAGTTCTTTGAACGCGAAGTCGATAAGCAGGAAAAAACCATCTTTGATGCAGCAGTCCTTGAAATCAAAAACCACGGGTTGTTTGTGGAATTAAAGGAATCGTTGGTATTTGGCCTTCTTCCTACCTCAAGTTTGAAAGATGATCTTTACCATGTTTCCAACGACGGCACGGAATTGTTTGGGCGCAAAACAAAAAAACGGATTCGGGTAGGAGAAACCGTGAAGGTGGTTGTAGCAAAGGTCGACAGATTCAAACGCTTGATAGATTTTAATCTCGCCAAAGTTGGCGGATCTAAAAAATCATCAAGGAAACGAAATTACAAACCTTCACGCAGAAGAGATAATCACAAATAG
- a CDS encoding bifunctional nuclease family protein yields MEKEVLPVTIKGLIPTSTGVAVFLGTEDKTFVIYIDPTVGQSLSLAINDVKRSRPLTHDLITHILMGLEAKLDRIVINDVDSDKFFARLILNMENELGKKIIEIDARPSDSLVLAVQNKRPIYVARKVFDSVEDMTTVFEDIKNRKAEDNDDGDAGSEI; encoded by the coding sequence ATGGAAAAGGAAGTTTTGCCAGTCACAATCAAGGGCCTGATACCCACCAGCACCGGTGTGGCCGTATTTCTGGGAACTGAAGACAAGACGTTTGTTATTTATATCGATCCAACGGTTGGGCAGTCGCTGTCGCTTGCAATCAACGACGTAAAGCGGAGCAGACCCCTCACTCATGATTTAATCACCCATATCCTCATGGGCTTGGAAGCCAAACTCGACCGTATCGTGATTAATGACGTGGATTCCGACAAATTTTTTGCCCGCCTTATTCTAAATATGGAAAACGAGCTTGGGAAAAAAATCATCGAAATCGATGCACGCCCGAGTGACTCCCTGGTCCTGGCCGTACAAAACAAACGTCCAATTTATGTTGCGAGGAAAGTATTCGATTCCGTCGAAGATATGACCACGGTTTTCGAAGACATTAAGAATCGAAAAGCCGAAGACAACGACGACGGGGACGCTGGCTCAGAGATCTGA
- a CDS encoding tRNA-dihydrouridine synthase family protein yields MPRPLPDPILKDIPCTALAPMQDVTTWEFMKVVDQFGSPDYYFTEYFRVHETSILEKHILYSITDNPTSRPVFAQLIGENLDYIARTVEDLSKHPVAGIDLNLGCPAPKVYKKKVGGGLLRDLDHVDKIFGLLREISPHRFTVKSRIGFDDTLPFEGLIDLINKHNVDLLSLHGRTVKEMYWADVHYDYIAHAVDKANCPVLANGNITSYLKAAEVLKDTGCFGLMVGRSAIRNPWIFRQIREHFTGQEVYQPTLGDVYEYAHLLIETLRKPKVPEQNYVNKLKKFFNFIGLSVDPDGHFLHEIRRVRNFEAMNDVLKRHLLDHADTSFSNEPYPGLVARPNRETQVRPLNETFSVRSN; encoded by the coding sequence ATGCCACGTCCGCTGCCAGACCCGATTCTGAAAGACATTCCATGCACGGCTCTTGCGCCTATGCAGGACGTCACAACCTGGGAATTCATGAAAGTGGTCGATCAATTTGGATCACCTGACTATTACTTCACGGAGTATTTCCGTGTACACGAGACATCGATCCTGGAGAAGCACATACTCTATTCGATCACTGACAATCCAACCAGTCGACCGGTTTTTGCGCAATTGATTGGAGAAAACCTGGATTATATTGCCAGAACCGTAGAAGACCTGAGCAAGCACCCGGTCGCCGGAATCGACCTGAATCTTGGTTGTCCTGCTCCCAAGGTGTATAAAAAGAAGGTAGGCGGCGGTCTTCTTCGAGATCTCGACCATGTAGATAAAATTTTTGGTCTTCTTCGTGAAATTTCACCTCACCGATTCACTGTGAAGTCACGCATCGGATTTGACGACACTCTACCTTTCGAAGGATTGATAGACCTTATCAATAAACACAACGTCGACCTCCTCAGCCTTCACGGCCGGACAGTGAAAGAAATGTACTGGGCCGACGTACACTATGACTATATCGCTCATGCAGTTGACAAAGCCAATTGCCCGGTGTTAGCCAATGGCAATATCACCAGTTACTTGAAGGCCGCTGAAGTCTTAAAAGATACCGGCTGTTTTGGGCTCATGGTTGGTCGATCCGCCATTCGCAACCCGTGGATTTTCAGGCAAATCCGGGAACACTTCACGGGCCAAGAAGTTTATCAACCTACCCTGGGTGATGTCTATGAATACGCACATCTATTAATTGAAACGCTTCGAAAGCCCAAAGTTCCTGAACAGAATTATGTAAACAAGCTCAAAAAGTTTTTCAATTTTATCGGCTTGAGCGTAGATCCTGACGGACACTTTCTTCACGAAATTCGTCGTGTTCGAAACTTCGAGGCGATGAACGATGTCCTGAAACGTCACCTGCTGGATCATGCGGATACCTCTTTTTCAAATGAACCCTATCCAGGCCTGGTTGCACGACCCAACCGCGAGACTCAAGTCAGACCCTTGAATGAAACGTTCAGCGTGAGGAGCAACTAG
- a CDS encoding DUF1080 domain-containing protein produces the protein MRISKLASLFLFTLITGSLSFGNQHKSEEEWISLFNGKDLSGWTASKENPDSYAVKNKTLVLKGGRSHLFYTGSIGNANFKNFELKLRVKTTPQANSGIYFHTKYQDEGWPTQGFECQVNTSQKDPKKTGSLYAIANIYVAMKPEPPFTVRVDKAGAQIWQEKAPSVDGEWFDYHITVIDDTVTLMVNGKTTVQWTQPEGWVGPKGMEGRVLGNGTIALQAHDPDSEVHYQDIKIKLLD, from the coding sequence ATGCGTATTTCAAAACTGGCTTCACTCTTTCTATTTACCCTAATAACTGGATCCCTTTCCTTTGGAAACCAACACAAGTCCGAAGAAGAATGGATCTCCCTTTTTAATGGGAAAGACCTCAGTGGTTGGACTGCCAGCAAGGAGAATCCCGATTCTTATGCCGTTAAGAATAAAACCCTGGTTTTGAAAGGCGGACGCTCTCATTTGTTTTATACGGGTTCAATCGGTAACGCCAATTTCAAGAATTTCGAGTTGAAGCTTCGTGTTAAGACCACACCGCAGGCAAATTCGGGGATTTACTTCCATACGAAGTATCAGGATGAAGGTTGGCCAACTCAAGGATTCGAGTGCCAGGTCAATACTTCTCAAAAAGATCCCAAGAAAACGGGAAGTCTTTATGCCATTGCGAATATCTATGTGGCTATGAAACCTGAGCCCCCTTTCACGGTTCGTGTGGATAAAGCTGGTGCCCAAATTTGGCAGGAAAAAGCTCCATCCGTTGATGGTGAATGGTTCGATTATCACATCACGGTAATCGATGACACCGTTACATTAATGGTGAATGGAAAAACTACCGTTCAATGGACCCAGCCTGAAGGTTGGGTAGGCCCCAAAGGTATGGAAGGTCGCGTGTTAGGCAATGGAACCATTGCTCTTCAAGCTCACGATCCGGACAGCGAGGTTCATTACCAGGACATAAAGATAAAACTGTTAGACTAG
- a CDS encoding cupin domain-containing protein, with protein sequence MIPNKNRLESLKTRLGLRPLGGEGGLFTEAYVSNLMVEATDGPSPASNCIYYALTKDQPQNHLHHLVSDDYHILIEGGPADYYIFHPEGKAESITLGCDLEAGQKMVVATPANCWKAIRLNLHAKYVLIGSVVTPAWNPNRITIGSGQSFIDTYVGKADWATTEFLRSLIGPNWEETLR encoded by the coding sequence ATGATTCCAAACAAAAATCGTTTAGAATCCCTCAAGACACGACTGGGACTTCGGCCCCTGGGCGGAGAAGGCGGACTTTTCACTGAAGCATATGTTTCCAATCTAATGGTAGAAGCAACTGACGGACCTTCTCCAGCGAGCAACTGTATCTATTACGCATTAACGAAAGATCAGCCACAAAATCACCTCCACCATTTAGTTTCTGACGATTATCATATTCTCATCGAAGGGGGTCCTGCCGATTATTACATTTTCCATCCGGAAGGAAAAGCGGAGTCTATCACCTTAGGCTGTGACCTGGAAGCAGGCCAAAAAATGGTGGTCGCAACACCTGCTAATTGCTGGAAGGCCATTCGATTGAACCTTCACGCTAAATATGTTCTAATAGGATCCGTTGTTACACCTGCCTGGAACCCAAACCGTATAACGATTGGATCAGGACAATCCTTTATTGATACCTACGTTGGTAAAGCAGATTGGGCGACGACGGAGTTTCTCCGGTCATTGATCGGGCCAAACTGGGAAGAAACACTCCGCTAA
- a CDS encoding MFS transporter — MFPVRHTIQSWNSDFRRLAVAAAAVGVFFGVQLTIQHNFIVEVLGIEPIELGIVEALREVPGFLNFVFLAVMIALSPPVAAAICLIFMAVGMAAFSKVETVMMFTLFSMVWSIGFHAWHPLSQSMGIQFSGEHGKGKTLGQLRSVESFAWLLMILVCYFTYPYIGYDGLFIIGGFACLVGAFSIFGASRKPLTFVDRSFLLRKKYWLYYTLQFLQGCRKQIFITFAIFALIKIHGLQIQTTMVLVFINQLLITLTGSFFGRLIDRFGERMMMSISYIVLVVVFVGYGAIDHRPTLYVLYCLDNLVFFGAIALTTYLNKIAPPEELKPSLSMGVTFNHISSVAAPLLGGLAWQYFGYQVIFYAGAAVALVSLGFAQFLPSPKARI; from the coding sequence ATGTTTCCCGTCCGACACACCATTCAAAGTTGGAACAGCGATTTCCGACGCCTGGCTGTTGCTGCGGCGGCGGTTGGAGTATTCTTTGGTGTGCAGTTAACCATTCAACATAACTTCATTGTTGAAGTTCTGGGAATTGAACCCATCGAACTGGGAATTGTGGAAGCGCTTCGCGAGGTGCCTGGTTTTCTGAACTTCGTGTTCCTTGCGGTTATGATTGCGCTGTCTCCGCCAGTGGCGGCGGCCATATGTCTTATCTTCATGGCGGTTGGGATGGCGGCTTTTTCTAAGGTAGAAACGGTGATGATGTTCACACTGTTTTCGATGGTGTGGAGCATAGGCTTTCATGCCTGGCATCCTTTGAGCCAGAGCATGGGTATTCAATTTTCAGGTGAACATGGCAAAGGTAAGACGCTCGGTCAGTTGCGTTCAGTCGAGAGTTTTGCCTGGTTGTTGATGATTTTGGTGTGCTACTTTACGTATCCGTATATCGGCTACGATGGTTTGTTTATCATCGGTGGTTTTGCCTGTCTGGTAGGGGCTTTCTCCATTTTTGGTGCAAGTCGCAAACCGTTAACCTTTGTTGATCGAAGTTTCCTGCTTCGGAAAAAATATTGGCTGTACTATACCCTTCAATTCTTACAAGGCTGCCGAAAGCAAATATTCATCACTTTTGCCATTTTCGCTTTGATCAAGATTCACGGCCTGCAAATTCAAACGACCATGGTCCTGGTGTTTATTAATCAATTGCTCATCACCTTGACCGGTTCTTTTTTTGGCCGATTGATTGATCGATTTGGAGAGCGGATGATGATGAGCATAAGCTATATTGTATTGGTTGTCGTTTTTGTAGGTTATGGAGCCATAGACCATCGTCCTACGTTATATGTACTTTATTGTTTAGATAACCTGGTATTTTTCGGAGCGATTGCCCTGACGACCTATCTCAATAAAATCGCGCCTCCTGAAGAACTAAAACCGAGTTTATCTATGGGGGTTACTTTTAACCATATTTCGTCGGTCGCCGCCCCTTTGTTGGGTGGTCTTGCCTGGCAGTATTTTGGTTACCAGGTGATATTTTACGCGGGTGCTGCAGTTGCGCTTGTCTCTCTCGGGTTTGCTCAGTTTTTGCCATCGCCAAAGGCTAGAATTTAG